The following coding sequences lie in one Phragmites australis chromosome 8, lpPhrAust1.1, whole genome shotgun sequence genomic window:
- the LOC133927399 gene encoding uncharacterized protein LOC133927399, whose translation MSVSVTAAAPASTSGAPLAPLIAAQLNYLLSHSKLPFRVGQIWSGCRDGRYADRFTLGIPFCLDYVHWDFVYNALYPKVAPDVVFGPEDEGFQPLVDYVEAGNGDKSCLARWDCRDPGGLLALVEELRELYIAYQKKRVAEVDDARLTFELSTVLSKEGIEVCMVPPTDRPDEVKFAVPLLDLDFAKLVPGCPWRLPQKIHLQVIFPICRRVTSVPSAPRLKLISTADLKSLFSVEDVKLPPWLNGMCLAEYLPSLEENLKMQIVEASASIGSRRRFIEALAPTFGRPLEADPTFCRRATVLSISGIFTFLVHFAIPLQFPKQQPVLTLQSCQHCKADGLPIMSPPMNGYPWSPRWDPTEMVERIYDFVTDECQNFKKVCSDAITQQK comes from the exons ATGTCTGTGTccgtcaccgccgccgcgccggcctCCACCTCCGGCGCCCCGCTCGCGCCTCTCATCGCCGCGCAGCTCAACTACCTCCTCTCCCACTCCAAGCTCCCCTTCAGG GTGGGGCAGATCTGGTCCGGCTGCCGCGACGGCCGCTACGCCGATCGCTTCACGCTCGGGATCCCCTTCTGCCTCGACTACGTCCACT GGGATTTCGTGTACAATGCACTGTACCCCAAGGTGGCGCCCGACGTGGTGTTCGGGCCGGAGGACGAGGGGTTCCAGCCGCTGGTCGATTATGTTGAGGCTGGAAATGGTGATAAGAGTTGCTTGGCGCGTTGGGATTGCCGCGACCCCGGGGGACTCCTCGCCCTCGTAGAGGAGCTCCG GGAATTGTACATTGCATACCAAAAGAAGCGGGTTGCCGAAGTGGATGATGCAAGACTAACGTTTGAATTGAGCACAGTTCTCTCTAAGGAG GGAATCGAAGTCTGCATGGTACCACCCACTGATAGG CCAGATGAGGTGAAATTTGCTGTCCCACTTCTGGACTTGGACTTTGCCAAACTGGTGCCAGGATGTCCTTGGAGATTACCTCAAAAGATCCATCTACAG GTCATATTTCCAATCTGCAGAAGAGTAACTTCTGTTCCTTCTGCTCCACGACTCAAACTAATCTCTACAGCAGATTTAAAGTCACTTTTCTCAGTGGAGGATGTGAAGCTCCCTCCATGGTTAAATGGGAT GTGCTTGGCAGAGTATCTTCCTTCCTTAGAAGAAAATCTTAAAATGCAG ATTGTGGAAGCATCAGCTTCAATTGGTTCCAGAAGACGTTTTATTGAGGCATTGGCTCCTACTTTCGGGCGACCATTAGAGGCTGATCCG ACTTTTTGCAGGAGAGCTACAGTTCTTTCTATTTCAGGGATTTTCACATTTCTG GTTCACTTTGCCATCCCCCTTCAATTTCCAAAGCAACAACCTGTCCTCACATTGCAGAGTTGTCAG CACTGTAAAGCCGATGGGTTACCCATTATGTCACCTCCGATGAATGGCTATCCCTGGAGTCCTAGATGGGATCCAACTGAAATGGTGGAACGGATCTA CGACTTCGTGACCGACGAGTGCCAGAATTTCAAGAAGGTCTGCAGTGATGCTATCACTCAGCAGAAGTAG